CTACCTTTCTTATAGTAATTTTTgtctttataaattataatgacAAGATCAAAATTCGTGTATCACACTTTCAGAGCATCAACGAAGAAGGTGAAAGTTTCCATGGAAGAAAGATGCAAAGAAATTCCATCATGGCAAGGACACAACTTGAATGAAGAAAGATCAATTAAATAAGAACAGTAGTACAATAACATATAGTAAATGAGAATTCAAAGCTCCCTTTAATCTgtatcttattttattaatgtttAAGCTGCCTAGCTCTTATACTGTTTTTTCTTCTTAAGAAAAGATAGATTTCGATGCTCTCTTGGGAATGAAAACGAGTTAATAAGAAGTGCCAATTGTTACTACTActaacatatatattattagagaCTTAATTAGTTGAGAAAGTTATTAATATTCCATAGTTTAATTTGTTGGGCCAGTTTATGAGCCTTTTATTATAAGAATTTAACTAATTTGTGTTCTAAGaacacattttaaaaatataataatagaaaattttttatttttttatgtatttaatgcattaaaaaaaattccacGATTTGAATATAAATCAATAAGAATGAGGTTAAAATTCAAGTCATTCAACCTCGAGAAAAAGATTAAGGATGCTGCAAAGTGGTTCTGAGCCTTCTCCTTGACGCAAGCAGCAAAATGCCACCCACAGGCCACAACCATTGCCATTACAGTTACCCTCGGCACGGTGGCTTGCGGGCATTGCTCCTCATCCCTTACCAGTTAGTAGTTACTACTTACTAGGCCTATGCATGCTAGTGTTGGCAACTAAGTCATCAAGAATAAGCCcctaaaagatcaatgcacaacCCATGTCTTCATTCATGATGGAAAGcaattgtgatttttttttttaattttcaaaaggtTATTGTTTTGATGTTGGTTATATGTGTCACCCTTGTCAATTGTAATATAAATGCTTTTGTGATGCTAAAGAAGTAGTTGGTTTCATCTTTGGGTGGTGTCTGctttttaatttgatcttaTTGAAGTAACCATTTAGAATTTGGATTCTCTTGTGCCTCCTATTGGAGTTTGGATGTTTCATGTCTGCTTGTCAAAGATAAACAACTTCAACTTCATAGTTATATTATGAAAATAAGGAGATTTTGAGAATAATATGGATCTGGATTTTCATGTAAAACACCTTCCATTATCGATAAATTAACATTCTAaccaatataataatttataagatAAATATGATTGACTATGATATCAATCTCTCCTAGTAACATAACTATGCATGAATTAAACTACTATAGGAAACAGGTTGGTATTTGATAATATCTACACAGTGATATGAATAGAAGATAAGTTGCAACATGACGAGGAGCAAAGCAGCCAGATTATCATAAAAATAACATCTCATAAGTCCtctaaaatttagtttttcatATCTTTGTAGGGTACAACTATCAAAAGACCCCATTGGCAGAGTTAGAAGGTAATTAACACAAACTGCGCCTCATATCCCCCTTAAAACAGTTCGGAGAAGGAAGATCTAAAATAATAGACATGTGATTAAGACGACCAACATGTGCATGCGCAGCCGATTCCATACAACTTTTTCTAACTGGGATCAGACTTGTCAAGAGCTGGAACCAAATGCAACATCAAGTACAAAACAGGCGAAGTTAGAAAATTGGCATGAATAGAAGAAACAAATAGCAATCACACTATAGAGGGAGACGCATTACTGTTGTAATTCAGGAGCTTCTCAATGAGGTCAACATGCGTCATAAGCATACGCCTACAACAATAACGAACCAGCCCCAAAGCATCAAGCGCATCTCTGCAATCCATCATGTTAAGACAGCCATGTTAGACCTAACTGATTCCATTGAAGATAAGAGTAGTAATGCAATGGTATCGAGCACCTAGTGATTGTATCTCTAACAGGATTCAGCAGTTAAGGAAAACTGAAACAGCAATACCATATTTGATATTACACATAATGAACACAGACAAATGCATGTTGAATTGAGAAGCTTAACATAATGTACAACAATCAAATAACTTCTGAATAGATCATAATTAAACAGGATTTATTTACTACCCATGCTAAATCAAGTGGTTCTAGTATTCTAGCAAAATACTACAATTTATGGTGCTGCCAACTCATTCATTATAAGTTGAGAACTACAACCTGGAACCATTGACTACTCATACTACCATTTTGCCAAGCATGTTAGATCCAAACAAGTGAAACAACCATTCATCCGTTCAAGTCACcgcaaaaaagaaataaaataaaatcaatcattCTATCTAGCTCAGCTCAGCATATGCAAGTATGTAAGCCCACATTCAAATTTTAGCAATGAATAACATAGCTACAGAAAATCAATAACAGGAATATAAGATGTAACATAATAGTAACACATATATAATAAGGCAGTGACAACAGTAGTATTAGGCCATAAACCctaaaggaagaagaaagaggggAAACTGACCCTTCAGAGTAATCTGACTGGAGAAGGTCCAAATAGGCATCCCATTTGTTTCCGATGACCTATAAACAAAAATTGAGTACGAATTAACCAAAAGAAAGGTCAAAACTTTATGAAAAATAGTGGGTTGAAGtgcaaggaagaagagaaaatgacCTTTCCGCAGGTGAAGCAACGGACTGGGATAATCATCTTGCTCCTTCTCTGAACACTCTCGAAGCTTCTCTAAGAGGAATGCGGTGATGGAACCGCCACTCGGAGAGAAAGAGCGTggcttctctttcttctctttcaaaCCGATCTGATTTCAACTCATTCATACAGTTTTTAGTCGGTTCTTTAAATTTGTACCTTTTTTTGGGATTAATTAGTCCAAAATTAAAGTTTTTAGagatttaattgttattttttttaatagataattaatagtatttaaaattatagactaataatattttattaaattattatattaaaagaattagattaataactaaaaaattgaaatattggACTTGATAAATTTCTGAAAAAGTTGTACAGTTTTTATTCTTTGTTAGGAGTGTATAAACACACTATCACAATTCTACTTATTtgtcaatttctttttttctgtaGAGATCAATAAATCTATCATAAAAATCTTTCAATGACTTAACATTTTCTTCTTAAAAACTTATAAGTtcgtcaaaaaaaaaaatcaaagtttagggtattagtatttttcaaatgaaataaaattatgctttaaataagtttcaaaattctatgtaatactttattttttggttttggtatagatttttttttttttaaatcaaatggataatttacatattttttggttttggtATAGATTTATTCCCTAATTTACATATTGTCTAGATCGGATTGGtgtatttaaattgttttataatGGACTAACTTAGCTattctattttttggttttgCCCTTTAATATATGTTGATATTATCCTATATATTCTCGGTTTCGTGCTGTTCCACCGTCTTCAAAACCATAATGTTGAAAGGGAACCTATCCAAAATAACCGAAATCGAAGAACAAAACCGAATGGACTAACCGTAAAAAGGAGCTGATCGGTTCaacttgattttttattatggaTTTTAGAACCGAAGTCAATACATGTTAGCTAAAATGCCATCGGTTTTATCCGAAATTAGTGTATGTAACCGTGcatgagaaatttttttttatattttaaatatttttaataaaaaaatatttttaaatatagaatattttttcaaaaagatatgtgatcaaagatctaattagatttttaattatgagcACTTTTAATTTGTAGAAAAATATTCCgttaactctaatattttttatactgacAAGGACCTAATTATAGATTAAAAATAGTGTATGGAcccaattgaaagaaaaaaaactataaaaagatctaattataaa
The Arachis duranensis cultivar V14167 chromosome 5, aradu.V14167.gnm2.J7QH, whole genome shotgun sequence genome window above contains:
- the LOC107488793 gene encoding DNA-directed RNA polymerase subunit 10-like protein; translated protein: MIIPVRCFTCGKVIGNKWDAYLDLLQSDYSEGDALDALGLVRYCCRRMLMTHVDLIEKLLNYNTLDKSDPS